DNA from Salvelinus sp. IW2-2015 linkage group LG2, ASM291031v2, whole genome shotgun sequence:
ttaattatctttgatagacagggtcctgaaaaggggacgtctCTTTTTTGCTGATTTGACATATTAGATGAGCATAAGCCAtttgttacttaaaaaaaaaaaaaaaacactacagtagtCTCTAAGTATTGTCATTACCACCATGACAAGCAAATtacattattgttttttttttaagtttgtgTATTTGGTTATTATGGATATGAATAGAGACAGTGGAGCTCATGGGGGGAGATTCAGAGTTTGATGCCAGGAAATGACagaaaataaaggtaaatatgTTTTGAGATATTGTACGTCATTACCAAATAGGCTATAATTTCATCAAATAATTATTTAGGATACATTGTATGCTTGCTGTTCAACTTCATGCTAGAATCCCTGCTATTTATGACCAAATACTGTAAAAATGTCATTCCCACCACATAATGAACTGTGATGGTAAGGACAATATGGTGGTAATGACAATGTATTAGTCATCTCTCCAAAGTTGTCTCCCACCTTCATGGGTTGAATCCATCTGCCACTGTCTCCCATGTTGTAAGTGATGGACCAACCACACAGTACAGATCCAAGAATAATTCATTTCACAATTCCATTTCAACTGGGCTTTCAGAAGATCACATGGGATTTTTTGTAGGCTGGACATGGGAAAGGTACTGCRTTTGAAATCGGTCCAGCTGTGAAGAGAAGTTGATTCCATGGTGGCAAGAGGAAAGGCCCTTCAGAATGGAAGGGTTCTACGAGGAACTTTCCAACGAGCAGTCAAATGTCACAGAGCAAGAGATTGAGAAAATTGATCTCCTGCTTCCAGATCGTATTGAGACGATCCGTGGAACAATGAAAATACACCAGGTAATATGtataatgtaaaaatatatagatttgtAATTACGAAATGTAGATCAAATTGTAGATTTTCAAGTAATTTAAGTGTTTACTGAAGCTGTTAACAGAATGTGTTAGAGATTTCCTGTATATTCATCAATTTAAGAAATCTTATATGTTGTTTACAGATCGTCACTGCCATTCCAGGACCAATCACATGGAGAGTTCTAAGTTGTTGGTGCTCAACTCCACATCTGTGATTGTTTTGGCCCACAGACCGTGATAATTCAACAGAGGCAGTCAAAGCACAATCTTCACTTCAACCTGCACAGCACCATAACTATTTCCTAGTGCAAAACTGACCATTGCAGACATACATGAGAGACTGATTGGAAAGTGGTGTGTTGTGAAAACTCATGAAGACCCTTACCTTGGTATTATACAAGATGTTGATGCAGAGAGCAGTGCTCTAGTCAAGACGATGAGTCGTGTGAGAGCAAACTGATTATTTTGGCCAACGAGAGAGGAAATTGTATGGTACCAACCAGAGAATGTGCTTGGGCTTGTCCCTGAACCTCATCCAGTGACAAAATGGCATATGATGCCTGCTGGCGCAGTCTGGGAGGAAATTTGCTCTCTGGTTAAGTAATAGAGAGCATAATCTTGAGTGAGCACATACCTGTCTCATGAGTCTCAATCAATAGACTGCAGCCAGTGAACAACAATTTGTTTAATGTCGACTAGTGTTTAGAACCTTGTAGATGTATTTCTGCCTAATGCTTTGAATCCAACAATTGTTCTAAAATATGCTTTAAGTTCTTGAGGCAtgtaaccttttgttttttgagGTTTTGAATGGTGTGTTCTATATCTtcaataaaatgaaacatgtacaaCTGTGACATTCAAAATGTTTAATGGTATTTTTCAGCAGTTTTATATGAAATGTAATTTCCACCACACTGTCATTACCATCACGGTACATCTTTTTTAGGAAAATGTGTATTAAATTACTATTGATGATGATTCCCATATGTGAACCTTTATATGCTTGTTCTTAAGATATTAAGATGTTGATGTGGTAAATGCATGTTTCTGAGTATCATCAAGGCATATATGGACAATTTTATGATGTGGTGGTAATGACATTTCCTCTCAGGTATTTGTGGAAACCTATAAACAATCTTTATATTCTTAAATAGTTTGGTCTCAGCTACTATTTGATCTTGTTTCCAGatagagtgaagaaaatattcagatagattttaaaaaactgtttcaagaggtttcattttcaaaaacatcCAAAAAGTGCCTGTATATACAAAATCAACCATATCAAGTATACCGATACTACCACAGTGGCAGCTCTCAAACCTCCATCCACTCCTCAACAGGCACTACAGTCAGACAGATCAGCAGCCAGTCAGCTGGTGGGCCATCCTCCAAACGGCCCAAGAAGCGGCACGCCGACCTGGCCCTGGACAGTGTGACGAAGCGGCTCCTGGAGCAGAGTGCCGAGGCTGAGCAGAGCTTCTACCAGATGGAGGAGCAGCGTCTGCAAGCCGAGGACCGCCGGCGAGAAGCCAAACATGCCCGCGAGCTCCACATGCTCCAGGTGTTGGGACAGATGTTCTCCAGCATCGCCACCAGGAAGCCTGTCGCCACAGCTACCGCAAACACAGCAATGCCACCTGCTCTGAATACCATGGAGTCCACCATACAGCCCGGTGTGCCCATGTCCGCCTCCGGCCAAATGAGGCATGGTCGGTCGAGTCACCGCCAAGTCCGCTCGCCCCAGTCCCAGGCTGAGTGGCCCAGCTACCACAGTCAACAACAGTCCAACGCAGGTTTAGGTATTTGCTTCTCTTACTCAGTTGGCCTGTGTTTAACCAATGGCCAGCTCTGGTGAGACTGCTTGTCGACAAGCAGGTCAAACAGAACTGAATAAGGCTGAAACAGACCCAGAAAGACATCTAGGCTGAACTAAATGCACACACAAGCAGTTAGCGCAGGGAAGTGACAAGTTTTAAGTAAACTCTGAATACTTCTATCTCCTCTTTCAGTCCTTGAGCGTTCCTTCTCCCATGGGACAGCAGCACGCCGAGGAATGGATGATATCCTTCCGCTGGTGAAGAATATAGTCCCTCCGCTGACGTCTAAAAAGCACAAAGGCCAAGATGGGCGGATTGGGATTATTGGGGGATGTCAGGAGTAAGTTATCCAAGTGACCCAGCCCCACCTTTAACTTGGATTTCTAAATGAAGGTTTTCTGGAGTATACCCATATTGTGTGAGGTACCAAAGATATTCTAAAATGTTCTTCTTGTATCCTTCTTTCGTTCCATCCTTCTTTCTGATTATTTTTCTTGTCATGGTAAGGTATACAGGAGCTCCGTACTTTGCTGCTATCTCTGCATTGAAAGTGGTAAGCACAAAGTAGCTTTCTTGGTCCTGTGTCATTTTTTACTCTGGTGGAGACATTGATATGACAACAAAACCTCTGCTGTATCACTTCCCAGGGGGCTGACCTGTCACACGTATTCTGCACTAAAACTGCAGCGACAGTGATCAAATCCTACAGTCCGGAGCTCATAGTTCATCCTGTTCTGTAAGTTCTGTCTAGGAGTGGAAGCCTATTTGTAAGCAGTGTGCATATAATGGATGTCTTTGTTGATGATAACTGTGTTAATATTATCTATAGGGACAGCCCTGATGCAGTGGAGGAGATAGAGAAATGGCTCCCCAGACTCCACTGCCTGGTGGTGGGCCCAGGGCTGGGCAGAGACGAAATGCTGCTGAAAAACGCCAAGGCACATGggacactgaacacacacacacacagtcaattttAGTTGACAGTTGACATATTAGCAATGTTTTCAtgactctttttttctcttcaggaAGTAATTGAGAAGTCCAAAGCAAGAGATATCCCTATAGTTATTGATGCAGTAAGTACTGTacacaaaacatattttcactttgttaaTAGATTTAGATTTCTTCATAAAGATGTGCAGTGATTGTGTTGCACTAATAGGACGGGCTGTGGCTGGTTGCTCAGCAACCATCAGTCATCCAAGGGTACCAGAAGGGCATCCTCACTCCCAACTACATGGAATTCACCCAGTTGTATGAGGCTATGGTGAGTCTGCCAgttcagctctgtgtgtgtgtgtgtgtgtgtgtgtgtgtgtgtgtgtgttgtgtgtttatcattatcctactgtctgtctgtctttttcagcaccatgagcctcTGGATAGCAGTGACCATCAGAGGAGTGCCATGGAGCTCAGTGTTGCCATGGGCAACCTGACTGTGGTGCTCAAGGGGGAAGAAGACCTTATCACTGACGGCAACAAGGGTTAGTGTCtgtcacgcacacacgcacagctaCACTTAGACTAAATGCTACATTCAcacatattcctgtaaagctctGACTGTGTCCTGTGTCTCTGTGGCGTCCAGTGATCTTGTGCAGACAGGAGGGCAGCGGGCGTAGGTGTGGGGGACAAGGAGACCTCCTATCTGGCTCTCTGGGAGTGCTGGCACACTGGGCATATACCTCCTCAGCAGACATGACCAAAAGGTACCATATTCATTAACATTATGTGCTTATACACTGACATGGCCAAAATGAATATAGTTCTATGAGAACATTAGAAGGGGCTGCCATTGTTACTTAGTTGGCCTAATTTTACAGTTTATTtgtcattgctgtaaatgtaatgtgttctccaatctctgCCTCAGTGTGAACCCGTCAGTGGTGGCAGCGTTCGGGGCCTGTTCTCTGACCAGACAGTGTAACAGACAGGCCTTTCACAAACATGGCcgagccaccaccaccacagacatGATCCAGGAGATCAGCTCCGCCTTCAAAAAACTATTTGAGAGCTGAGAACGGTCTACAGGGGCCCAAGATACTCACAtacgtactgtacatacatgcatacatattgTACATAGACATAACGACACGCTCTTCCATGGGAATCCTGAGAATCCATTCTCTATAATCATTGACATTGGGCCAAAGAGCCCAACTATCAAAGATGTTGTCAAAACTTTTCAGATCTTTTAGCTGTAGCTAGTCTGTACCTCCAGACAGGAAAGctaaggccgggattcaatccgtaatttccaattgagccgacgTTGCAGTTTATTTTTACCACGATTGCATTGTTCGAGATCCTGTGATCGTTATTGAATCTCGACCTAAGACTGTTTAATCAACAAGAAATAATACAAGAAGTAGGGCTCCAACATATGAAACCACTTCTAGTCTATTGGTGCTAAATAAACTAGACtttaatgatttttaaatggataaAGAAAAGGTGTCTGAAATATTCCCTCTGCTCTGGAGTCTGTTTTATGTTCCTCAAAGTGCCTTGTTGGCTTTTAAAATGTTGACAGCCAGCACTTCAGTATTAAAGGGGCACACAAGGCTGAGCTGAGATTATTATACATCAATATTATTAGACTACCTAACAGACTTCTAACAGTACACATACTGTGTAGCACATTTAATAATACCTGATGATTTACAGCATAGAATTCTCTGTGATTTCCTTCCAGACAGTTCATCCTATTCCATCATGACATTCCTATCTTTACTGACAGTGTGGCACCGGTGTGGTCTCCTGTTTTTGTCATAAACATCTTTTACATTGTAAATATTAAAATGTTGATTGAGAGTTCACTTCTTTGTTCTGTCTTCTACCTCCCTCACAGTGTTGCACAGAGTTAGATTATCCAATGTATCAATGATAACTGTCAGCTCAAACAGTGCGAAATGTCTGCGATGGAGAGAaactttgtttacattttaaataattGCCATTCTGTCATACTGCCACCAGAGGGCGCATACATTGTATTTCCGATATGGCGGGTTATCGCCTTCATAACATCAGAGCAAAACTGTGGAACTGTATCAAGCTAAAATGTAACATCAAGCATGTCAGGCATCAACCATTTTCACAAGATCTGCATAATTGTAAACTAAATGCATTAAAACAATAGACattaaaaacagattaaaacGTCGTTGCCGAAAAAGTATCTTCACAAAGAAAAATCGTCCATTGTCAAGTTTGTTTCACAGGATGCGCATGCGCTAAATAAACCGGTTCAACTCAAGTTTACCGTTCTTCACGCTCTAATTAATGCACCGTTAGAATATTCTCCAGTTGGATTGAATACATTGTATGAGCTTCAGTAAACGGAAAATATAACGTTTCTGGTGAGTAAAAATGGGTCGTTTGCATTGCTTCATTATCGTGTTCAGACCGTAATCAGTGTGAAGGCTGTAACGACGTTactgctactagctagctaatggtagCTGGTTCGCTAACACAGTAGGCTCAAAGAGCTAGGCTGTTAGCCTAGCTTCCTCCTGTTAAACGTTAGATAGCGGAACTAGTTTTCATGGATACAGTAAGGGAAAAGGTCAGCTCAAACGTAAAAGAGAttgcaaatatgttttttttattcgtCCAACGTCTACTGTAGGATTATGAGTTTCGGATGTTCTGTGTGCCATAATATTGTAGAAGAAGAAGGATGTTGTTCTGTGTAACAAATGTTTCCTTTTTTGTGGACAGCTTTGTGTGGACATTGACAGACGAGAATGTTAAATCCGGCTAACGGCGATCCGGTCCACGTCGTTACAAATTATGTGGAAGAATATTTGGACTTGGTCGAATCACTGCCTTTCGACCTACAGAGGAGTGTGTCGCTTATGAAGGAAATTGATGCGAAATATCAAGGTAAATCGTTCGTTTCATCCACTGACCAACTTTGCTAGCTACCTGCTAGGTAACGTTAATcaatatagctaacgttagtttacaTAACTGCTAGTCTGTTAATAACCTAGCTATGTGAAGTTACGCTGCTAGTTTCTAGCAGTAACGTTAGCTGGTTACTGGCATCCAGATACAAGCTAGCTAGCCTGTGCATCTTTTGATTAAGTTACAATTGGAATAGAATAGTAGACACCTTTTATGTCAAATTAAACTATTATTTTCaagttatgtaaatgtttttagcTTACTAGAGTATTACACGTTTGTTTAGTTCCATAATAAAACTGCCATTCCCACTTTACGCT
Protein-coding regions in this window:
- the LOC111979264 gene encoding ATP-dependent (S)-NAD(P)H-hydrate dehydratase gives rise to the protein MLANSTRGFLWSDVETRTLLNIWGEPDIQAALGGNFRNSHVYRDVARSLGIMGFERTPEQCRVRIKSLKRQFILAKEGNLRNNGQYHKICKFYDAMERILSSRPQIDPQELLDSGAVGDETEEEVDTDPPQDPYLESTGECSYPETQVKLEYPPIPVTVGNSTTVRQISSQSAGGPSSKRPKKRHADLALDSVTKRLLEQSAEAEQSFYQMEEQRLQAEDRRREAKHARELHMLQVLGQMFSSIATRKPVATATANTAMPPALNTMESTIQPGVPMSASGQMRHGRSSHRQVRSPQSQAEWPSYHSQQQSNAGLVLERSFSHGTAARRGMDDILPLVKNIVPPLTSKKHKGQDGRIGIIGGCQEYTGAPYFAAISALKVGADLSHVFCTKTAATVIKSYSPELIVHPVLDSPDAVEEIEKWLPRLHCLVVGPGLGRDEMLLKNAKEVIEKSKARDIPIVIDADGLWLVAQQPSVIQGYQKGILTPNYMEFTQLYEAMHHEPLDSSDHQRSAMELSVAMGNLTVVLKGEEDLITDGNKVILCRQEGSGRRCGGQGDLLSGSLGVLAHWAYTSSADMTKSVNPSVVAAFGACSLTRQCNRQAFHKHGRATTTTDMIQEISSAFKKLFES